A segment of the Candidatus Cloacimonadota bacterium genome:
ATAACGAAGACCTTTCTCCATCGCGATCGGAGTTATAAGTTCTGCCGAAATTGTGACATTATCACCCGGCATGACCATCTCGACTCCTTCAGGTAAAGTCAAACTTCCGGTAACATCGGTTGTGCGGAAATAGAATTGTGGCCTGTATCCGCTGAAGAACGGTTTGTGTCGTCCACCCTCGTCTTTCGTCAGAATATAAGTTTCTCCTTTGAATTTGGTATGAGGGGTAATAGATTTCGGTTTAGCGAGAACCATTCCCCGTTCTATTTCATCTTTTGCCATTCCGCGCAGGAGGATTCCCACATTATCTCCGGCTTGTCCCTGATCGAGGATCTTGCGGAACATCTCAACTCCGGTACAAGTAGTCTCTTTCGTCTCTCTGATACCGACTCGTTCTATCTTCTCCCCAACCTTGATTACTCCCCTTTCGATCCTTCCGGTGGCTACTGTTCCGCGACCGGAAATTGAAAATACATCTTCCACGGGCATCAGGAACGGTTTGTCTGTATCTCGTTCGGGAAGAGGAATATAAGCATCTACTTCTTTCATCAAAGCAACAACTTGTGCTTCTCCTTCCGGATCTCCGTTCAGAGCTTTCAGCGCTGAACCGGTTACGATTGGAATATCGTCTCCGGGAAATTCATATTCTGTTAATAATTCGCGGACTTCAAGTTCTACCAGTTCCAGCAATTCTTCATCATCTACCAGATCTGATTTATTCAGGAAAACAACCATTGCCGGAACTCCTACCTGACGAGCTAGAAGAATATGTTCCCTGGTTTGCGGCATGGGTCCGTCTGCTGCGGAAACTACCAGAATAGCTCCATCCATCTGAGCTGCTCCGGTGATCATGTTCTTCACATAATCTGCATGCCCGGGACAGTCAACATGGGCATAATGCCGATTCTCTGTTTCATATTCAACATGGGCTGTGGCGATCGTGATCCCTCTTTCCTTTTCTTCCGGAGCATTGTCGATACTGTCGAAGGAACGGAAATCACTTCCGCCTTTCTTACTTAAAAAAAGCGTGATCGCAGCTGTTAAGGTTGTCTTTCCATGATCTACATGACCGATCGTGCCAATATTTACATGGGGCTTCGTCCTCTCAAATTTTGCCTTAGCCATCTTTTACCTCCT
Coding sequences within it:
- the tuf gene encoding elongation factor Tu yields the protein MAKAKFERTKPHVNIGTIGHVDHGKTTLTAAITLFLSKKGGSDFRSFDSIDNAPEEKERGITIATAHVEYETENRHYAHVDCPGHADYVKNMITGAAQMDGAILVVSAADGPMPQTREHILLARQVGVPAMVVFLNKSDLVDDEELLELVELEVRELLTEYEFPGDDIPIVTGSALKALNGDPEGEAQVVALMKEVDAYIPLPERDTDKPFLMPVEDVFSISGRGTVATGRIERGVIKVGEKIERVGIRETKETTCTGVEMFRKILDQGQAGDNVGILLRGMAKDEIERGMVLAKPKSITPHTKFKGETYILTKDEGGRHKPFFSGYRPQFYFRTTDVTGSLTLPEGVEMVMPGDNVTISAELITPIAMEKGLRYAIREGGRTIGAGVVSEIIE